A window of the Equus asinus isolate D_3611 breed Donkey chromosome 20, EquAss-T2T_v2, whole genome shotgun sequence genome harbors these coding sequences:
- the LOC106830165 gene encoding olfactory receptor 51B5-like — MWPNSSFNSFLLTGFPGLEAAHHWISIPFFLIYISVISGNGILLFLIKEDHNLHEPMYYFLAMLAATDLAVTLTTMPSVLGVLWLDHREVGNVACFSQSYFIHSLSFVESGVLLAMAYDRFIAICNPLRYTSILTDTQVVKIGFGVMMRGFVSVVPPILPLYFFPYCHSHILSHAFCLHQDVIKLACADTTFNRLYPVVLVVLIFVLDSVIILISYVLILKSVLRITSREEKAKTLSTCVSHICCVLVFYITVIGLSLIHRFGKQVPHIVHLIMSYVYFLFPPLMNPVIYSAKTKQIQSGILYLFTTHRVGA; from the coding sequence ATGTGGCCCAACAGCAGCTTCAATTCCTTCCTGTTGACAGGTTTTCCAGGATTGGAGGCAGCTCACCACTGGATTTCCATACCCTTCTTTTTAATCtacatttctgtcatttctgGCAATGGCATCCTTCTATTTCTCATTAAGGAAGATCACAATCTTCACGAGCCTATGTACTATTTCCTGGCCATGCTGGCAGCCACAGACCTTGCAGTGACCTTGACCACAATGCCCTCAGTGCTGGGAGTCCTCTGGCTGGATCACAGGGAGGTTGGAAATGTAGCCTGTTTTTCTCAATCCTACTTTATACACTCACTTTCCTTTGTAGAGTCTGGTGTTTTGCttgccatggcctatgaccgttTTATTGCCATTTGCAACCCCCTAAGGTATACTTCTATACTCACTGATACTCAAGTGGTGAAAATTGGGTTTGGAGTTATGATGAGAGGATTTGTATCTGTTGTCCCCCCAATCCTACCCCTCTATTTTTTCCCCTATTGCCACTCCCACATCCTTTCCCATGCATTCTGCCTTCACCAGGATGTCATCAAACTGGCCTGTGCAGACACCACATTCAATCGACTGTATCCAGTTGTGCTTGTAGTCCTTATATTTGTGCTAGATTCTGTGATCATCCTTATCTCCTATGTGTTGATACTCAAGAGTGTCCTGAGGATCACCTCCAGAGAAGAGAAGGCCAAGACCCTCAGCACCTGTGTCTCCCATATCTGCTGTGTCCTGGTTTTCTACATCACAGTGATAGGATTGTCTCTGATTCATCGGTTTGGGAAGCAGGTTCCACATATTGTCCACCTCATTATGAGCTATGTGTATTTTCTGTTCCCTCCACTAATGAATCCTGTAATCTACAGTGCCAAAACCAAGCAGATCCAGAGTGGCATTCTTTACCTTTTCACCACCCATAGAGTTGGAGCCTGA